Proteins encoded in a region of the Balneolales bacterium ANBcel1 genome:
- a CDS encoding biotin/lipoyl-binding protein, protein MKRKKVVIASLALIFGLSAASLALMASRQKEFNRQDLLEGRVKLETVYIASKVPGRISEVRVEEGDMVRAGDTLAIIDVPEIAAKLDQAGGAVASARAQYEMARAGATTYDRRRADAQLDAARAQYEFAAASYRRMENMFNDSLIAAQEYEKIRAQYRSARSQLEAARAQKEDADSGVRSEKIEMARGDLQRAQAALREAEIAWQDRVITAPADLRVQDVVLRSGELATPGYNLFSGYVTEAPKFRFTVPESMMEGFQTGSTYMVSGGFDHRELEVTLQRIAPLPKYASITTMYPRHQLGESVYELHFRPVRPEEAAALQHNMTFLIEP, encoded by the coding sequence GTGAAAAGAAAAAAAGTAGTTATCGCATCGCTGGCATTGATCTTCGGGTTGTCTGCCGCATCACTGGCCCTGATGGCATCCAGACAGAAAGAGTTCAACCGCCAGGATCTGCTTGAGGGCAGGGTTAAGCTGGAGACGGTTTACATCGCATCCAAAGTACCCGGAAGAATCAGTGAGGTGAGGGTTGAAGAGGGCGATATGGTCCGCGCCGGAGATACGCTGGCCATCATCGATGTCCCGGAAATAGCCGCCAAACTGGATCAGGCCGGCGGAGCGGTTGCTTCGGCTCGTGCGCAATACGAGATGGCCCGAGCAGGTGCGACTACCTATGACCGCCGCCGTGCCGACGCACAGCTGGATGCGGCCCGCGCACAATACGAGTTTGCCGCCGCCAGCTATCGTCGCATGGAGAACATGTTCAACGATTCGCTGATTGCGGCCCAGGAGTATGAGAAAATCCGGGCGCAGTACCGATCCGCCCGCTCACAGCTGGAAGCCGCCCGGGCTCAAAAGGAGGATGCAGACTCCGGCGTTCGAAGCGAGAAAATCGAAATGGCCCGCGGCGATCTGCAGCGGGCGCAAGCCGCCTTGCGGGAAGCCGAGATCGCCTGGCAGGATCGTGTGATCACCGCGCCCGCCGATCTGCGGGTACAGGATGTGGTGCTCAGGTCCGGCGAACTGGCGACCCCTGGATACAATCTGTTCTCGGGGTATGTGACCGAAGCTCCCAAGTTTCGCTTTACGGTGCCCGAGTCGATGATGGAAGGATTTCAGACCGGTAGCACCTACATGGTCAGCGGTGGATTTGACCATCGCGAACTGGAAGTTACCCTCCAGCGCATTGCACCGCTGCCGAAGTACGCCTCCATCACCACCATGTATCCGCGTCATCAGTTGGGGGAATCGGTTTATGAGCTGCATTTTCGGCCGGTCCGCCCCGAAGAGGCCGCGGCGCTTCAACACAACATGACGTTTCTGATCGAACCATAA
- a CDS encoding TolC family protein: protein MTAGKLSRMWVGLGVICMTAAAPADARPSLDQVLREALNQSHSVRIAEAQADKARFDRHIAYQTYLPNVRLESSYRSLDERIRFQLDPLSLPLPGTEGLDIHLPPITLQERHTFRASVEVSQVLFTGFKVPRLGQAARHGEQAALHKVEAGKQELLEEVAAAYDRLALIDQALEVLEKAEERLAEEQRVANKAYTEGLIPAYDLTRLRIADQDLKKERIDWIGKRELAARNLEHLTGISWQEFADGPEDGRPRALEILPVDDALPQSDRPEVRALQEVGKASRQQHRAAQSDYMPQVYAFFRQELYEDDLSVLEPARAVGVGLRWNLFDGFNRSRNVQKARRDYMIARERLEEVESLLALDRHRAEVSLSVAGQQLDVAHEIVNEAETALRLSTERYRLGLAPVSEKLEAETDYRRAEMGWLEAVYEQRRAAIGLLRAAGMMEIEHIVMLENKNTGGSL, encoded by the coding sequence ATGACAGCAGGAAAACTCAGCAGAATGTGGGTCGGATTGGGAGTTATTTGCATGACGGCAGCTGCCCCTGCCGATGCCCGGCCGTCGCTGGATCAGGTACTTAGAGAGGCACTGAACCAGAGCCATTCCGTCAGAATCGCGGAAGCGCAAGCCGACAAGGCACGGTTCGACCGGCATATCGCTTACCAAACCTATCTGCCGAATGTGCGACTGGAGTCTTCATATCGCTCGCTGGATGAGCGGATCCGTTTTCAGCTGGACCCCCTGAGTTTGCCTCTGCCGGGCACCGAAGGCCTGGATATCCATCTGCCTCCGATAACCCTCCAGGAGCGCCACACTTTCCGGGCATCGGTCGAGGTATCGCAGGTATTGTTTACGGGATTCAAGGTTCCCCGACTGGGTCAGGCGGCACGGCATGGCGAACAGGCCGCTCTACACAAAGTGGAGGCCGGCAAACAGGAGCTTTTGGAGGAAGTTGCCGCCGCATACGATCGCCTGGCTTTGATTGATCAGGCACTGGAGGTTTTGGAGAAGGCGGAGGAGCGGCTTGCCGAGGAGCAGCGTGTTGCCAATAAAGCCTACACGGAAGGGTTGATTCCCGCCTATGACCTCACCCGGCTGCGGATCGCTGACCAGGACCTGAAGAAGGAGCGCATCGATTGGATAGGAAAGCGGGAACTGGCGGCACGCAATCTGGAGCATCTAACGGGGATATCCTGGCAGGAGTTTGCAGACGGTCCGGAAGACGGTCGGCCACGAGCGCTGGAAATCCTGCCTGTCGATGACGCCCTGCCGCAGTCGGATCGTCCCGAGGTGCGGGCTCTGCAGGAAGTCGGCAAGGCGAGCCGTCAGCAGCACCGGGCGGCACAGTCCGACTACATGCCGCAGGTTTACGCATTTTTCCGGCAGGAACTCTATGAAGATGACCTCTCGGTCCTGGAGCCGGCGAGAGCCGTGGGTGTCGGTTTGCGGTGGAATCTGTTCGACGGTTTTAACCGCTCCCGGAATGTGCAAAAAGCCAGGCGCGACTATATGATCGCCAGGGAAAGGCTGGAGGAGGTGGAGTCGCTGCTGGCACTGGACCGGCACCGGGCGGAGGTATCCCTTTCGGTGGCCGGACAGCAGCTTGATGTGGCACATGAAATTGTGAATGAAGCTGAGACCGCCCTGAGGCTGTCAACGGAGCGCTACCGGCTGGGACTTGCACCGGTATCGGAGAAGCTGGAAGCGGAAACCGATTACCGACGGGCGGAAATGGGGTGGCTGGAAGCAGTCTATGAACAGCGGCGGGCGGCCATCGGCCTGTTGCGGGCGGCGGGGATGATGGAAATCGAACATATCGTAATGCTGGAAAACAAGAACACGGGAGGTTCACTGTGA
- a CDS encoding helix-turn-helix domain containing protein: MAYRRTAYMEERVSRRKQQMLKAAESLIIEHGYKATTMQDVAKKAGTSIGNVYFYFSNKDEMVMEVIDHLCEEIWSTDDLEKINLSDYPHYAIEALDDYLKITAIFQKKRFAKAILGGATYPGFRDRIIRFFEEKAVTRYSRYSDFYEGIDRELAFSCHFGSVVNVMMKVLKEELDRTPDEVGKFLARWKLQARGLPTETVDRAMSDLDTLINRVYQLRKSVN, encoded by the coding sequence ATGGCGTATCGCAGAACAGCATATATGGAAGAGCGGGTTTCCCGCCGAAAGCAGCAGATGCTCAAGGCAGCGGAGTCGCTGATCATTGAGCATGGGTACAAAGCGACGACCATGCAGGATGTAGCCAAAAAAGCGGGCACATCCATCGGAAATGTCTATTTCTACTTTTCGAACAAGGACGAGATGGTGATGGAGGTGATCGATCATCTGTGCGAGGAGATCTGGAGTACCGATGATCTGGAAAAAATCAATCTGTCGGATTATCCCCATTACGCCATCGAAGCCCTGGACGATTACCTGAAAATTACGGCGATCTTCCAAAAAAAGCGATTCGCCAAAGCTATTCTGGGCGGAGCCACCTATCCGGGATTCAGAGACCGGATTATCCGTTTTTTTGAGGAGAAGGCGGTAACCCGCTATTCCAGGTATTCCGATTTCTACGAGGGAATCGACCGGGAGCTTGCTTTCTCCTGCCATTTCGGATCGGTGGTCAATGTGATGATGAAGGTCTTGAAGGAGGAGCTGGACCGCACCCCGGACGAAGTCGGCAAATTTCTGGCTCGTTGGAAGCTGCAGGCACGCGGACTTCCGACCGAAACGGTGGATCGCGCCATGTCCGATCTGGATACACTCATCAACAGAGTCTATCAGCTGCGCAAATCCGTCAACTGA
- a CDS encoding family 10 glycosylhydrolase, which produces MKSSLDSRFFSRFYPVCVALVLLFLAGCKAPERMADRLAEPEPPGQEFRGAWVATVVNLDWPASGTRTVAEQKRDAVELLDSLNAIGINAVLLQVRAEADALFASSYDPWSYWLTGEQGRAPDPFYDPLSFFIREAHRRGMELHAWLNPLRVERYRNGYALSGNNISRREPGWVLVFESDELVRYTMLDPGLPEVRDYISSVVTDIIRRYDVDGIHFDDYFYPYTPAVSGEDSLTFLRHDRGHRDIHEWRRDNINRLVAQVHDSIQALAPHVSFGISPFGIRKNSDAGTNGFEGYHGLYADAEAWLDQRIIDYIAPQLYFEPGHEKADYARLLHYWSDLADVHGRHLYVGLSPYRMMPPFDWSTEQAAEQLFLNRDNDRVQGNIYFRATHLLEDPKGYTRMIRDKLHRNPALTPSMPWKSRIAPPPVDEVFVSRSGDGRVILTWNRPQGYGVHETPARYAVYRIGPGSQEYEWLEAWNSTLPRNRDSETGHETGKHHRVDRIDVGNMNRNRRGGNDIDDAMRESVVSVRNRVEVTGRREFEDRRMMSRCGDNVRPTFFVITAVSRNSIESEPVIVRLACE; this is translated from the coding sequence ATGAAGAGTTCGCTTGATTCTCGTTTTTTTTCGCGTTTTTATCCGGTCTGCGTGGCCCTGGTGTTGTTGTTTTTAGCCGGGTGCAAGGCTCCCGAGCGCATGGCCGACCGGCTTGCCGAGCCGGAACCGCCCGGCCAGGAGTTCCGCGGTGCCTGGGTCGCAACCGTGGTCAATCTCGATTGGCCGGCATCCGGAACCCGGACCGTCGCCGAGCAAAAGCGGGACGCGGTTGAATTGCTTGACAGTCTGAACGCGATCGGAATAAACGCGGTGCTTTTGCAGGTCAGGGCCGAAGCGGACGCGCTCTTCGCCTCATCCTACGATCCTTGGTCGTATTGGCTTACCGGAGAGCAGGGCCGCGCCCCCGATCCGTTTTACGATCCGCTCTCCTTTTTCATCCGAGAGGCGCACCGCCGCGGGATGGAGCTACACGCATGGCTCAATCCGCTCAGGGTGGAGCGGTATCGCAACGGGTACGCGCTTTCCGGGAACAATATCAGCCGCAGGGAGCCCGGCTGGGTGCTTGTCTTCGAAAGTGATGAACTTGTTCGATATACGATGCTAGACCCCGGTCTGCCGGAGGTGCGCGATTACATCAGCAGTGTGGTGACCGACATCATCCGGCGCTATGATGTCGACGGCATCCACTTCGACGATTATTTCTATCCCTATACCCCGGCGGTATCCGGCGAGGACTCCCTCACCTTTCTGCGGCACGATCGGGGGCATCGTGACATCCACGAGTGGCGGCGCGATAACATCAACAGGCTGGTGGCACAGGTGCACGACAGTATCCAGGCTCTGGCTCCGCATGTGTCGTTCGGAATAAGTCCGTTCGGAATCCGCAAGAACAGCGATGCCGGAACCAACGGCTTCGAGGGGTATCACGGCCTGTACGCCGACGCGGAGGCGTGGCTCGATCAGCGGATCATCGATTATATCGCTCCCCAGCTCTATTTTGAACCGGGTCACGAAAAGGCCGATTACGCCCGGCTGCTGCATTACTGGTCGGATCTCGCGGATGTGCATGGCCGCCATTTGTACGTCGGACTCTCGCCCTACCGCATGATGCCGCCGTTTGACTGGAGTACGGAACAGGCCGCCGAGCAGCTTTTCCTGAACCGGGACAACGACAGGGTGCAGGGCAATATCTACTTCCGGGCGACTCACCTGCTGGAAGATCCCAAAGGCTATACCCGAATGATCCGTGACAAGCTTCATCGCAACCCGGCACTTACACCATCCATGCCGTGGAAAAGCCGGATAGCGCCTCCGCCGGTGGATGAAGTGTTTGTCTCGCGCAGCGGCGACGGTCGCGTTATCCTTACCTGGAACCGGCCGCAAGGATATGGGGTGCATGAAACGCCGGCTCGTTATGCCGTGTACCGGATCGGTCCGGGGTCACAGGAATACGAATGGCTGGAGGCGTGGAACAGCACATTGCCGCGTAACCGGGATAGCGAAACCGGCCATGAAACGGGGAAACATCATCGGGTGGACCGGATCGATGTCGGGAACATGAACCGTAATCGCAGGGGTGGCAATGACATCGATGATGCCATGCGAGAGAGCGTTGTGTCCGTCCGAAACAGGGTGGAGGTGACCGGCCGCAGGGAATTCGAGGATCGCCGGATGATGTCCCGGTGCGGTGATAATGTTCGGCCGACTTTTTTTGTGATTACAGCCGTGAGCCGGAACAGCATTGAGAGCGAACCGGTAATCGTGCGGCTTGCCTGTGAGTAG
- a CDS encoding glycoside hydrolase family 127 protein translates to MIKVFLYTTIYLLFVQFSVSGQHFAENEQIGKVHAFSNADVTLKPAWIEEREKLNKQYISSLDPDRLLHNFRVNAGLSSDAKPLEGWESPDIGLKGHFVGHYVSAAAMIVESHADSNLAERIEYMVAELHECQQIFGNGYLSAFPEEDFDRLEAEFGGVWAPYYTYHKIMQGLLDVYTRLGNTLAYDMVVDMAGYVDQRMSKLDESTIEGVLYSVGANPANEAGAMNEVLYRLYNISGDSAHLDLAKLFDRDWFAVPLAENTNILNGLHSNTHVVLINGFTERYAITGEKKYHDAAMNFWEMLMNDHTYVNGTSSGPRPNAVTPTSLTAEHWGVPGQLSNTFTREIGETCVTHNTQKLSAKLFSWTTDPRYADAYMNTFYNAVLAAQSARTGKVVYHLPLGSPREKIFLKENDFHCCNGSSIEAYASLNKGIYFYNDADLWVNLYVPSQVTWKEKGITVSQQGEFPVDSSVIFQVTAGEQTEFGMNLFIPSWAKSVEVFINGELQEKKIEPLSYLEINRVWDDSDEVKLVFDYDFYAKSTPDDTNVVALFYGPSLLAFETDTELILKGTIEEIVGNMKVEGDNSFTLNNGGKTYTLRPLYNIEEESYSVYGTIRNY, encoded by the coding sequence ATGATAAAAGTTTTCTTATATACCACGATCTATTTATTGTTTGTTCAATTCAGTGTTTCCGGACAGCATTTTGCTGAAAATGAACAGATTGGAAAAGTCCATGCTTTTTCCAACGCGGATGTCACACTAAAACCCGCCTGGATAGAGGAGCGGGAAAAGTTGAACAAGCAATATATCTCATCTCTCGACCCCGACCGGCTGCTTCACAATTTCAGGGTAAACGCTGGATTGTCCTCTGATGCAAAACCGCTGGAGGGTTGGGAATCACCGGATATAGGACTGAAGGGGCATTTTGTCGGACATTATGTATCCGCTGCTGCAATGATCGTTGAAAGTCACGCGGACAGCAACCTGGCCGAACGCATCGAATACATGGTTGCGGAACTGCACGAATGTCAGCAAATATTTGGAAACGGGTACCTCAGTGCCTTTCCGGAAGAAGACTTCGATCGACTGGAAGCAGAATTCGGAGGCGTTTGGGCGCCATACTATACCTATCACAAGATTATGCAAGGACTGCTGGATGTGTATACGCGTCTGGGCAACACATTGGCGTATGATATGGTTGTGGATATGGCCGGTTATGTGGATCAGCGCATGTCAAAACTGGACGAATCGACAATTGAGGGCGTTTTGTACAGCGTTGGAGCCAACCCGGCGAATGAAGCCGGAGCCATGAACGAAGTGCTGTACAGATTGTATAACATTTCGGGAGATTCCGCCCATCTGGATCTGGCCAAACTGTTCGATCGCGACTGGTTCGCCGTGCCACTCGCGGAAAACACCAATATTCTGAACGGTCTGCATTCAAACACACATGTCGTGCTGATTAACGGATTTACCGAGCGTTATGCGATTACCGGCGAGAAAAAGTACCATGACGCCGCCATGAATTTCTGGGAAATGCTCATGAACGATCATACGTATGTGAATGGTACGAGCAGCGGGCCGCGTCCAAATGCCGTAACACCCACATCACTCACAGCCGAACACTGGGGGGTGCCCGGGCAGTTAAGCAATACCTTTACAAGAGAGATCGGGGAAACTTGTGTGACGCATAACACCCAGAAACTGAGTGCCAAACTTTTTTCCTGGACCACAGATCCACGATATGCCGATGCGTACATGAATACTTTTTATAATGCGGTACTTGCCGCACAGAGCGCCAGAACCGGAAAGGTAGTTTATCACCTGCCACTGGGGTCGCCCAGAGAGAAAATATTTTTGAAGGAAAATGATTTCCACTGTTGTAACGGTTCAAGCATCGAAGCTTATGCCTCGCTCAATAAAGGTATTTACTTTTATAATGATGCGGACCTTTGGGTTAATCTTTATGTGCCTTCACAAGTGACCTGGAAAGAAAAAGGTATCACTGTGAGTCAGCAAGGAGAATTTCCCGTAGATTCCTCGGTTATTTTTCAAGTAACAGCCGGGGAGCAAACGGAATTTGGCATGAATCTATTTATTCCGTCCTGGGCAAAAAGTGTTGAAGTGTTTATTAACGGCGAGTTGCAGGAAAAGAAAATTGAACCACTGTCCTACCTTGAAATAAACCGTGTTTGGGATGATAGTGATGAAGTAAAGCTTGTATTTGATTATGATTTTTATGCGAAATCCACACCTGACGATACTAATGTAGTAGCCCTGTTTTACGGTCCGTCACTGCTTGCTTTCGAAACAGATACGGAGCTCATATTAAAGGGGACGATAGAAGAAATAGTTGGAAATATGAAGGTGGAAGGTGATAACTCTTTTACACTTAATAATGGTGGGAAAACGTATACCCTTCGTCCATTGTACAATATTGAGGAGGAGTCTTATTCAGTTTATGGTACTATCAGGAATTATTGA
- a CDS encoding alpha/beta hydrolase, with protein MRNKYICGGVIILLTFLVNTQAPAQKYSKSWTDINYAGSSESWHNLDIYLPAIEKEAYPVVIYIYGSAWYANNAKGADMETIGKALLDAGFAVVTPNHRASTDATFPAQVHDIKAVIRYVRANADKHRLDTAFVGISGSSSGGHLAAMAGTTRFTEQFTVGNETVDIEGSLGDFTHASSSVDAVVNWFGPVHFPVTNTCGSEIDRDAANSPESTLIGESILDNEDLGALISPITYIDAGDPPFLNIHGDEDRIVPLCQSELLHEALVESGVSSRLVIAEGGGHGPGVHVDEYLEMMVDFFLKQATKQGGSK; from the coding sequence ATGCGCAACAAATATATCTGCGGTGGAGTCATCATCCTACTGACCTTCCTCGTAAACACACAAGCCCCGGCACAGAAATATTCCAAAAGCTGGACCGACATCAATTACGCCGGAAGCTCCGAGAGCTGGCACAATCTGGATATCTATCTGCCCGCTATCGAAAAAGAAGCCTATCCGGTTGTGATCTACATATACGGGAGCGCCTGGTATGCAAATAATGCCAAGGGGGCGGATATGGAGACCATCGGCAAGGCGCTGCTGGATGCGGGGTTTGCCGTGGTGACGCCGAACCATCGCGCCAGTACCGACGCCACATTCCCCGCCCAGGTACACGATATCAAGGCAGTTATCCGCTATGTCAGGGCCAATGCGGACAAGCACCGACTGGACACCGCCTTTGTCGGAATTTCGGGCAGTTCTTCCGGCGGACATCTTGCCGCCATGGCCGGCACAACCCGGTTCACAGAGCAGTTTACCGTTGGCAATGAAACGGTGGACATCGAAGGAAGTCTGGGCGATTTCACCCATGCCTCCAGCTCGGTCGATGCCGTGGTCAACTGGTTTGGACCTGTCCATTTCCCCGTCACAAATACCTGCGGCAGCGAAATCGATCGCGACGCGGCAAATTCACCGGAGTCCACCCTCATCGGAGAGTCCATCCTGGATAACGAAGACCTCGGCGCGTTGATCAGCCCGATCACCTATATCGACGCGGGCGATCCACCCTTTTTGAACATACATGGAGATGAGGACAGGATCGTGCCCTTGTGCCAAAGCGAGTTGCTGCACGAAGCTCTTGTGGAGTCCGGTGTGTCCAGCCGGCTGGTCATCGCAGAAGGCGGCGGACACGGTCCCGGTGTGCATGTCGATGAGTACCTGGAGATGATGGTCGACTTTTTCTTGAAGCAGGCCACGAAGCAGGGTGGCAGTAAATGA
- a CDS encoding DUF1343 domain-containing protein, producing MALRFFLIITVIIFVTACSSDRPAGDDPALDETATGAEAIGSTASPENPSDEPFQDDFSSREQESWEQAGHTAGQDPGNESGSRESFDSWDDVDPQPIPCGDAAGEGFDQDDPSGALQPCGDQPVTQSPVEVSPSELTSERSSPNATGADPHRSSATNRPAGTSENRSMHRNHTPGSGATTRTGLDVLIERDFDLLQGKRVGLITNATGVDQNLTSVVDLFHHADAVDLVALFGPEHGVRGDYDAGAYVESYTDERTGLPVFSLYGPTRKPTGDMLSGIDVLVFDIQDIGVRSYTYISTMGLSMAAAAQHDIAYVVLDRPNPLGGERVEGNIARHDHLSFVSPFPIPYVHSLTVGELAGMLNGEGMLENGVQVDLSVVPMENWRREMLFGDTGLHWVPTSPHIPRAGSPLFYVMTGITGELQQLSEGVGYTLPFEVFGAEWIDGVRFAERLNERGLPGLRFRPVSWRPFYGRDEGKRLEGVQIHVSDGRRADLMAAAFHLLEVHHELYPEKNPFERAGEDRLRMFDLVAGSPEIRKRFMESMRYEYIRGYLEKDREAFRERSKEYRLYE from the coding sequence ATGGCCCTCCGTTTTTTCCTGATTATTACTGTTATCATTTTCGTGACCGCCTGCAGTTCCGATAGGCCTGCGGGCGATGATCCGGCACTCGACGAAACCGCCACCGGAGCAGAGGCGATCGGCTCCACTGCATCCCCGGAGAATCCGTCGGATGAGCCGTTCCAGGATGATTTTTCTTCCAGGGAACAGGAGTCATGGGAACAGGCCGGCCATACCGCCGGTCAGGATCCCGGCAACGAATCCGGTTCCCGGGAAAGCTTCGACTCCTGGGACGATGTGGACCCGCAACCAATCCCCTGTGGCGATGCGGCCGGCGAGGGCTTCGACCAGGATGACCCCTCCGGAGCGCTGCAACCCTGCGGCGATCAGCCCGTCACTCAGTCGCCGGTCGAAGTATCACCTTCGGAGCTGACCTCGGAGAGATCGTCACCCAACGCTACCGGCGCAGACCCACACAGGTCATCCGCAACAAACCGACCGGCCGGCACTTCGGAAAACCGCTCCATGCACAGGAACCACACGCCCGGATCCGGTGCAACAACACGCACCGGCCTCGATGTGCTAATTGAACGTGATTTCGACCTGCTGCAAGGCAAACGGGTCGGACTGATTACAAACGCCACCGGTGTTGATCAAAACCTGACCTCTGTCGTTGACCTGTTCCACCATGCCGATGCGGTTGACCTCGTCGCGCTTTTCGGTCCCGAACACGGGGTGCGCGGCGATTACGATGCCGGCGCTTATGTTGAAAGCTATACGGATGAGCGGACCGGCCTGCCGGTTTTTTCGCTGTATGGCCCCACCCGCAAACCCACCGGGGACATGCTTTCGGGCATTGATGTGCTCGTCTTCGATATCCAGGATATCGGGGTGCGCTCCTACACCTACATCAGCACCATGGGCCTGTCGATGGCGGCGGCGGCACAGCACGATATCGCATATGTGGTGCTTGACCGCCCCAATCCGCTGGGCGGTGAGCGGGTGGAAGGAAACATCGCACGACACGATCACCTTTCATTCGTGAGCCCGTTCCCGATTCCGTATGTCCATAGCCTTACCGTCGGCGAGCTGGCCGGAATGCTCAACGGCGAGGGAATGCTGGAGAACGGAGTACAGGTGGATCTGTCGGTTGTCCCGATGGAGAACTGGCGCCGGGAAATGCTGTTCGGAGACACCGGGCTGCATTGGGTGCCCACATCCCCGCACATTCCGCGGGCCGGCTCCCCCCTGTTTTATGTGATGACCGGCATCACCGGGGAACTGCAGCAACTCTCCGAAGGGGTCGGATATACGTTACCGTTCGAGGTATTCGGAGCAGAGTGGATTGACGGGGTGAGGTTCGCGGAACGACTCAACGAGCGGGGCCTCCCGGGCCTGCGGTTCCGTCCGGTTTCGTGGCGTCCTTTTTATGGACGTGATGAAGGCAAGCGCCTGGAAGGTGTGCAAATTCATGTCAGTGACGGAAGGCGGGCGGATCTGATGGCGGCGGCGTTTCACCTGCTGGAAGTGCATCATGAGCTCTACCCGGAAAAGAATCCGTTTGAGCGGGCCGGAGAAGATCGCCTGCGCATGTTCGACCTGGTGGCCGGATCTCCGGAAATCCGGAAGCGGTTCATGGAGTCGATGCGCTACGAATATATTCGCGGATATCTGGAAAAAGACAGGGAGGCGTTCCGGGAGCGGTCGAAAGAATACCGGCTGTACGAATAA
- a CDS encoding glycoside hydrolase family 3 protein, protein MSPTPSSPVPDVADLTQDQRIGQMLMVGFRGTVIPGAETGAEKSSSATDAAAPTQANAPSAPSEHPGFTDDADPGRRPGSTHQAASADSTNPVRVILRDIREYHLGGVILFDYDVQSGTTGRNIRSPRQLSELTAGLSAEAAIPLFIAIDQEGGTVNRLRPEYGFPETLSHRELGTQNDPSLTRSHAAEIAEVLRQHGCNLNFAPCVDLALNKENKAIYGRNRCFSDDPEIVARHAEAYVRGHREAGVGAVLKHFPGHGSSRDDTHLGLTDVTDTWQAAELIPYRRLLQNGQCDMVMTTHVFHRGLDPDHPATLSPAILQGMLRDELGFDGVIVSDDLQMKAISDHYGEEEVIRRALQAGVDILLFGNNMVYDEQVAARFFGVVREMLDRGHISEAQIDRSAARILRLKRQLTETRVADMV, encoded by the coding sequence ATGTCTCCAACACCCTCCAGTCCGGTACCCGACGTTGCAGATCTCACGCAGGATCAGAGAATCGGCCAGATGCTGATGGTCGGATTTCGGGGTACGGTAATTCCCGGCGCGGAAACCGGTGCCGAAAAATCATCATCTGCAACGGATGCTGCAGCTCCGACACAGGCCAATGCCCCATCCGCACCCTCGGAACACCCGGGCTTCACCGATGATGCGGATCCGGGCAGGCGTCCGGGTTCGACGCATCAGGCAGCATCCGCAGACTCCACAAACCCCGTACGTGTCATCCTGCGCGACATCCGGGAATATCACCTCGGTGGAGTCATTTTGTTTGATTATGATGTGCAGTCCGGGACAACCGGCCGCAATATCCGCTCGCCCCGGCAGCTTTCGGAGCTCACCGCCGGACTGTCGGCCGAAGCCGCAATTCCGCTTTTTATCGCGATCGACCAGGAGGGAGGGACGGTCAACCGTCTGCGGCCCGAATACGGTTTTCCGGAGACACTTTCGCACCGGGAGCTGGGCACGCAAAACGACCCGTCGCTGACCCGTTCCCACGCCGCCGAAATTGCGGAGGTATTGCGACAGCACGGCTGCAACCTCAATTTTGCTCCGTGTGTCGACCTGGCTCTGAACAAGGAGAACAAAGCGATTTATGGACGGAATCGCTGCTTTTCGGATGATCCGGAGATCGTGGCACGGCACGCCGAAGCGTATGTGCGCGGACACCGGGAGGCGGGTGTGGGAGCCGTGCTCAAGCACTTTCCGGGTCATGGCAGTTCACGGGATGATACCCACCTGGGCCTGACCGATGTCACCGATACCTGGCAGGCGGCTGAGCTGATACCTTACCGCCGGCTTTTGCAGAACGGGCAGTGTGATATGGTCATGACGACGCATGTGTTTCACCGCGGACTGGATCCGGACCACCCCGCCACATTGTCGCCGGCTATCCTGCAGGGGATGCTGCGGGATGAACTCGGCTTCGACGGAGTAATTGTGAGCGACGACCTGCAGATGAAGGCGATTTCCGATCACTACGGTGAAGAGGAGGTGATTCGCCGGGCATTGCAGGCCGGAGTTGACATCCTGCTGTTTGGAAATAATATGGTGTATGATGAGCAGGTTGCCGCCCGGTTTTTCGGGGTGGTGAGGGAGATGCTCGACCGGGGACATATCAGCGAAGCACAGATTGACCGATCGGCCGCACGGATTTTGCGCCTGAAGAGGCAGCTGACGGAAACCCGGGTTGCAGATATGGTGTGA